In a genomic window of Siphonobacter curvatus:
- a CDS encoding ThuA domain-containing protein, with product MQTILLRITSLWLGFYLLQQAAFAQKPTFDVLVFSKTAGFRHASIDAGKTALTKLAGEKGFAVAFTEDASQFTESNLKKYSTVVFLNTTGDVLNEQQQMAFERYIQAGGGWVGVHAATDTEYEWPWYGRLAGAYFLDHPMTPSNVQKGKFIVTLKNHWATRGMPDEFERTDEFYSFKNISPQINVVLKIDEKSYIGGKNPDFHPMSWYQPFDGGRAFYTAMGHTDETFSEPLFLNHLWAGIQYTAGGDTPRSLDFSKARPEENRFTKVILEEKLDEPMELSILGDGRVLFIQRKGEVRLYNTKTKELKTIAKLPVSIKYVSKEGKESMGEDGLLGLSKDPNFAQNHWIYLYYSDPSESKNVLSRFELKSDELVMDSKKILLEIPTQREECCHTGGSIAWDKVGNLYLSTGDNTNPHGSNGFSPSDEREGRSAWDAQKSSANTNDLRGKILRIKPQADGSYTIPEGNLFAKGSAQTRPEIYTMGHRNPFRISVDQKTGFLYWGEVGPDAAKADSSRGPAGHDEVGQARKAGNFGWPHFVGDNKAYTKYDFAASKSGEKWQVSAPTNNSPNNTGLKVLPPAQKAFIWYPYEASSEFPLVGAGGRNAMAGPVFYTEDFAKAERAFPSYYDKKLFVYDWMRGWIMAVTMDSVGNYVSMDRFMPSYKFSNPMDMEFADNGDLYMLEYGSGWFTANDDARLIRIEFNGGNRKPQVQVAANKLGGAAPLAVKLTAKGTTDADGDELKYAWKITSKNGFSKTITQPEAALTLAQTGLYKATLTVNDGKGGVASQSLDITVGNEAPVLTVELPQKSFFTPNQPIQYQVKVSDKEDGTLGKGINPERVAVNIDYLAEGYDKVAIAQGHRSADAGALLATGKKLIESSDCKACHSVNKKSIGPAYLDVAKKYKGDPSAVERLTKKVIAGGGGVWGETAMAAHPQLSTSDAAEMVKYILSVSDQTAGAKTLPLKGSYTANLPTGDKGKGVYIVRASYEDKGAKGLPALRSEQSYILRNAKVDVHNFDDYDNVNKMAYGGNNLAIPAKSGAYMALKQVHLNGVSGVRVLAVAPKPQLNALGGKVQLRLNSPTGPLLGESAMLEPSDKLDFQPKALTIPLKGPMATETKPQDVYLVFVSPSNATGSLMVVMGTEFLMGTGTE from the coding sequence ATGCAAACTATACTTCTTCGAATTACCTCGCTGTGGCTGGGATTCTATCTCCTCCAACAAGCCGCTTTCGCTCAGAAACCGACCTTCGACGTTCTCGTTTTTAGCAAAACGGCCGGATTTCGTCACGCGTCCATTGACGCTGGAAAAACGGCTTTGACCAAACTGGCCGGCGAGAAAGGTTTTGCGGTTGCTTTCACGGAGGATGCCAGTCAATTTACCGAATCCAACCTGAAGAAGTACAGCACGGTAGTTTTTCTAAATACGACGGGTGACGTACTGAACGAGCAACAGCAAATGGCCTTTGAACGCTACATTCAAGCGGGTGGCGGCTGGGTGGGCGTTCACGCGGCTACGGATACTGAGTACGAATGGCCCTGGTACGGTCGATTGGCGGGGGCATATTTTCTGGATCACCCCATGACGCCGAGTAATGTGCAGAAAGGCAAGTTCATCGTAACCCTGAAAAACCACTGGGCCACCCGGGGCATGCCAGATGAATTCGAGCGTACGGACGAATTTTACAGCTTCAAGAATATTTCACCCCAGATCAATGTCGTCCTCAAGATTGATGAAAAGAGTTACATCGGCGGCAAGAATCCCGATTTCCACCCCATGAGCTGGTACCAGCCCTTCGACGGCGGCCGGGCCTTTTATACCGCCATGGGTCATACCGATGAAACCTTTTCGGAACCTTTGTTTCTGAATCACCTCTGGGCGGGTATTCAGTACACGGCGGGTGGCGATACACCTCGGTCCCTGGACTTTTCGAAGGCCCGGCCCGAAGAAAATCGCTTCACCAAAGTGATCTTGGAAGAGAAGCTTGACGAGCCGATGGAACTGAGCATACTGGGCGATGGTCGGGTACTCTTTATCCAACGTAAGGGCGAAGTACGGCTGTACAATACCAAAACCAAGGAACTGAAAACTATTGCCAAACTGCCCGTAAGCATTAAGTACGTAAGCAAAGAAGGCAAGGAATCGATGGGTGAAGATGGTCTGCTGGGCTTGAGTAAAGATCCCAATTTTGCTCAAAATCACTGGATTTATCTGTACTATTCGGATCCCAGCGAATCGAAAAATGTACTGAGTCGCTTTGAGCTGAAAAGTGATGAACTGGTAATGGATTCTAAAAAGATCCTGTTGGAAATTCCCACCCAGCGGGAGGAATGCTGCCACACGGGCGGCTCCATTGCCTGGGATAAGGTAGGCAATTTGTACCTGTCAACGGGCGATAACACCAACCCGCACGGCTCGAACGGATTTAGTCCCAGCGATGAGCGGGAAGGTCGTTCGGCCTGGGATGCCCAGAAGTCATCAGCGAATACCAACGATTTGCGGGGTAAGATTCTAAGGATCAAACCGCAGGCGGATGGTAGCTACACCATTCCTGAAGGAAATCTGTTTGCGAAAGGATCCGCTCAGACCCGACCCGAGATTTACACCATGGGCCACCGCAACCCTTTCCGAATTTCGGTCGATCAAAAAACGGGCTTCCTGTACTGGGGCGAAGTAGGTCCCGATGCCGCCAAGGCGGATTCCAGTCGCGGTCCGGCGGGCCACGATGAAGTAGGGCAGGCTCGTAAAGCCGGAAACTTCGGCTGGCCGCATTTTGTGGGCGATAATAAAGCCTATACGAAGTATGACTTCGCCGCCAGTAAATCCGGTGAAAAATGGCAGGTCAGTGCACCGACGAATAACTCCCCGAATAATACGGGACTGAAGGTCTTACCACCCGCTCAGAAGGCATTTATCTGGTACCCGTATGAGGCCTCTTCAGAGTTTCCACTGGTGGGAGCGGGTGGCCGAAACGCCATGGCGGGACCCGTCTTCTACACCGAAGATTTTGCGAAAGCAGAGCGGGCCTTTCCTAGTTATTACGACAAAAAACTGTTCGTTTATGATTGGATGCGAGGTTGGATTATGGCCGTAACCATGGATTCAGTAGGCAATTATGTTTCAATGGATCGCTTTATGCCTAGCTACAAATTCAGTAATCCCATGGATATGGAATTCGCTGACAATGGGGATTTGTACATGCTAGAATACGGTTCCGGCTGGTTTACGGCGAACGACGACGCCCGTCTGATTCGGATTGAATTTAACGGCGGCAACCGTAAGCCACAGGTACAAGTCGCAGCCAACAAGCTGGGCGGAGCTGCTCCCCTGGCTGTAAAACTCACCGCCAAAGGCACTACGGATGCAGATGGTGATGAACTCAAATACGCCTGGAAGATCACTTCTAAAAATGGTTTCAGTAAAACCATTACGCAACCCGAAGCGGCTCTGACCTTGGCTCAAACGGGCCTTTACAAAGCTACGCTGACGGTAAATGATGGGAAGGGTGGTGTCGCCTCGCAGTCGCTGGACATCACCGTAGGCAATGAAGCTCCCGTACTCACGGTTGAGTTACCCCAAAAGTCCTTTTTTACGCCTAACCAGCCTATCCAGTACCAGGTGAAGGTTAGCGACAAGGAAGATGGAACGTTAGGCAAAGGCATCAACCCGGAGCGAGTAGCCGTAAACATTGATTACCTGGCTGAAGGCTATGACAAAGTTGCCATTGCTCAGGGGCACCGCTCGGCGGACGCGGGGGCTTTGCTGGCGACGGGTAAAAAGCTCATCGAATCGAGTGATTGCAAGGCCTGCCATAGTGTAAACAAAAAGTCCATCGGACCCGCTTATCTGGATGTAGCCAAAAAATACAAAGGTGACCCTTCGGCGGTAGAGCGGCTGACGAAGAAAGTGATTGCTGGCGGTGGCGGTGTCTGGGGTGAAACCGCAATGGCGGCCCACCCGCAACTGTCTACCTCCGATGCGGCCGAAATGGTGAAATATATTCTGAGTGTATCCGATCAGACGGCCGGAGCGAAGACGCTACCGCTGAAGGGAAGTTATACGGCGAATTTGCCCACGGGAGATAAAGGAAAAGGGGTTTACATCGTCCGGGCTTCCTACGAAGATAAAGGAGCCAAAGGATTGCCTGCCTTACGCTCTGAACAAAGCTACATACTCAGAAATGCCAAGGTGGATGTACACAATTTCGACGATTACGACAATGTCAATAAAATGGCTTATGGTGGAAATAACCTGGCCATTCCCGCTAAATCCGGTGCCTACATGGCCCTTAAACAGGTGCATCTGAATGGCGTATCAGGAGTCCGGGTTTTGGCGGTAGC